The nucleotide sequence GATTCTTAATGTTATCTCTGACATTGCTGACCAGACCAACCTTCTGGCCCTCAATGCCGCCATTGAAGCGGCCCGGGCTGGTGACGCTGGACGAGGATTCGCAGTTGTCGCTGACGAGGTCAGGAAACTGGCCGAGAAGACCATGACCGCGACCAAGGAAGTAGGGAACGCGATCCGGGGCATCCAGGACGGTACCAAGAAGAACATTGAAAACGTGGAGCGCACCGGGAAAAATATCGAAGAGGTCACAAACCTTGCGACAAACTCCGGTGACGCCTTACGACAAATTGTCACGTTGGCTGAAAAAACTACAGATCAGGTTCGGTCTATTGCCACAGCGTCTGATCAACAATCAGCTACTAGCGAAGAAATTAATCGCAGCATTGAATCTGTTAATCGGATTTCAACCGAAACTGCTGACGCCATGCGTCAATCTGCTCAAGCCGTAGGCGAGTTGGCCAACCAAGCCCAGGTACTCAAACGTCTGATTGACGAGATGAAATCTGACGGCTCGGATACGCGTGCTATCTCGGCATCTAGCCTAAAAAAACTCGGGTAGTTCACCAACACAAATTCAAAATGAGGGATGGGCATAAGACCCAATGACCTATCCCTCAAAAAAAATCATGCCATACGAAAACATAAAAGCTATTTCAAACAGCATTATCGGCAAAGAACGCCCAGTTCCATTCGAGAAAAAAGCTTTACTTGCGATGTACTTCTCAGAACTTCTTTCGATGAGTTTTTACGAGATAGAACAGATACTCGAATCAATAACTCGAGAAATAATGTATCAAATTATATATTTTAACAACCAGTTCGTAGAAGATATCTACACAAAATTTTCTAAATCTCAAATCGAAGAAATAATGTTGGCTATTTTCAACTACATGGTCACTGCCAAAGAAGTTAACAGAAACTTGGATTTGCTTAATTCCGATGAAAAACTGACCATTGCTCAATAAACCTGAGCAAAACATGCAGTACACTGTGTCCCATCCTACATTGGTGATCCTCATGAAATCATTTAGTTGGCTGAAATTGGAAAGAAAATGTTTGCAGAACACTATGTCACTTTTCAGGCCTGGCCAGACCAATTCAACTGCCCCATCTACTGAAAATCAAAAGATGCAGCTTCCTGCATTTCAGATAAATAGGCCGTTTCAAGACAATAGACACCAAGCGGGGCTGAAAAATCGCAGGATCCTGCCATTGGACACGGGTGATTATGCTCCAAAATGTCATCTAGCCGGCCATCAGCTAAAAATCAAAAATTCCAGCAAACTGGACTTGTTAACTTCACTTACTTTTTCAGCTTTCTTCAAAGAGAACATATCAATCCCTTCCCTTGGGAGCTTTTGGGGATTGGGCTTCTCCTCGGACACCCCTCCCCCGCTCTCTACCGGACCATTCCTGGGCCTTTCCCACTCGTTCCCTTGTTGGGCTTCCCCTGGGCCAAAACCCCAGGAAATCACCGCGTACACCCAACGTCCGATTTCCATAGAGCTTTGTCTAGTCCGAAATTATATTGAACTGGACATAAGTCGAAAAAGACATGCTATTAATGCAGGAAGCTGCTTTTTGGCGCAACTTTGAAAATACCACTTTGGACTCGTACATGCAACGCCTTTTACTAAAACATTTGTCTTGAAAAAGTTTTGCAGCAGAGGCAAAAAACAGATATACTTCAAACTCCTATCAGTGTGCACCAAGTGACATGCGAGAGTCAATAGGCATTTTGCACTAAACTAAACGTCTTAGTTCAAGAATATCAACAACGTCAGGCTGCTTCATCGAAAAAACAGCACGGGCACTCATCCTGAAACCCGGAAACCTGACGGGGAGGAATCGATGAAAGAACCAACAGAAAGTTGCGATGATCAGTACTTAACTTTTACACTTGAAAAAGGGCTATACGCCCTAAGTATCAATCATGTAAGAGAAGTTCTTGAGTATGTGACAATTACTAAAATGCCGAGGACGCCGGACTATATCTGTGGCGTTATTAATTTAAGAGGTCACGCAGTCCCAGTAGTCGATCTCAAAGTAAAGTTCGGCCTTGGACAAACCGAAAAAACCATCAATACATGCATCATAATTACCGAAGTAAATTTTGAAGGTGACCAAACTGTGTTTGGAATTCTTTCTGATTCTGTCCGAGAAGTCTACGAAATGGATGAAGGACAAATCGAACCCCCGCCTAACATGGGTACTGCCATTCGAAAAGATTTTATAGTTGGGATGGGTCGATCAGATGATGTATTCATCATCATTTTAGATATTAACAAAGTCTTCAGTACGCAAGAACTTGCTAGCGTTCTTGATGCTGTCGGACAAGATAACCATTCCGCCATAGCTCTTTGATCTGATATTTAAGCTGATGCGTAGCATGCTGTTCTTAAATCGCAAAATTTGCAACAACGGAGGGCAAAATGCGAAATATTAAACTTGGGATGAAGATCGGCATTGGCTTTGGAATCCTCATATTAATTTCATGCTCTCTTGGGGTGATGGCCATATTCAATATGTCCACAGTCGAGCACAATGCAAAAAGGCTATCAGATGAGTATGTCCCTGAGGTAGCCATTGCCAACAACGTTGAACGCTCTTCGTTTATGACGATGTACGCATGGCGAGGATATAGTCTTTCAGAAGAAGAATCATTTCTCGAAGAAGGCAAAAAAGAACTTATTCAAGTTCAAAAGTATCTATCTGACGCGAAAGCACATGCCGACAAATACTCTGACTTGGTTAAATTACGCGAAAACGTTTCTTTAGCCCAAGGAAAAGTTAACGAGTATTCAAAGCTAGCAGACCAAACAGTTTCTTTAATCCAAGCTCTAGATAAAGACCGAAAAATTCTTAACGACTCGGCCACAAGCTACATTAAAAGCTCTAATGAATTTTTAAAAAGTCAAGAAGATTCACTGGCTAAAGATATAACCAGTGGAGTCTCCGCAGAAAAACTGAAAGAAAGATCGAGCAAAATTTCAAAGATCAACGACGTGATCGACCTCGGAAATGATACACGAATTTCTGTCTGGAAAGCCCAGGCACTCAGAGAACCCAAAGTTCTTGAAGGGGCGATGAGCAATTTTTCCAAAATCGAAGATTTGTTGTTCAAAATAAAAAACATCACTTTTGCTGAAAACAACCTGAAACAATTAGCCGCGATATCTGAATCTGCGCAAGCTTACAAATCTGCGATGACCGGTCTCTTGGCCAACTGGAATGAATTGCAAAAAATCAACGTTAAAAGGACAGAAATCGGCCAAGCAGTTTTAAGTGCTGCCGCTCAGACCTCCCTTGCAGGTATGGATCAAACCAGTGAAATTTCGAAGGAAGCAGTCACTAATCTTGGGACAGCATCTACTACAATGATTGTTGGACTTTCTATCGCACTCCTCCTTGGAATTATTGTTTCGGTAGTTTTGACAAAAGCCATTACGGGACCAGTCCAAAAGGGTGTTAAATTTGCAGAAGCAATGTCTAACGGTGATTTCACTAAAACTCTTGATATAGAACAAAAGGATGAAATTGGTATTTTGGCAGCATCCCTCAATACTATGGTTGTAAAATTGCGTGAAGTTGTTGCTGAAATCCAATCTGCCTCAGAAAATGTAGCCTCGGGTTCAGAAGAATTATCGGCTTCAGCTCAAAGTATGTCCCAAGGTGCTACTGAACAAGCAGCCAGCGTTGAAGAGATCTCTTCATCCATGGAGCAAATGTCTTCAAACATCAAGCAAAATGCTGAAAATGCACAGCAAACTCAATCAATCGCTGTAAAAGCAGCTCAAGACGCTCAAGAAGGTGGAAAAGCTGTCATTTCAGCTGTGACCGCCATGAAAAATATCGCTGAAAAAATTTCAATTATCGAAGAAATCGCTCGTCAGACCAACCTGTTAGCCCTAAACGCCGCTATCGAAGCCGCTAGAGCAGGTGAACACGGTAAAGGATTCGCAGTTGTCGCCGCAGAAGTCAGGAAACTGGCCGAGCGCAGTGGCAGTGCTGCATCCGAAATTTCTGACCTTTCGACCTCGAGTGTTCGAATTGCTGAGCAAGCTGGGGAAATGTTGACCAAGATGGTCCCAGACATCCAGCGGACAGCTGACCTTGTCCAGGAAATCGCTGCATCCAGTATGGAACAAAACTCTGGTGCAGACCAGATCAATAAAGCCATCACTCAACTTGATCAGGTTGTCCAACAGAACGCATCTGCTTCTGAGGAAATGGCTTCGACATCGGAAGAACTCTCAAGCCAAGCTGAACAACTCCAAAGCACAATTGAGTTCTTCCAAGTTGGTAACACAGGTAACAGACGGCGTTCAATGCCCAAAGCCTTGCCTACTGGTCGCCAACGGGTCGTTCACTCTGCCAGAAGACAAACATCTACCGCAAAAATCGATTTGGATATGGAAGATACTGACTTCGAAAAATTCTAGCAGGTTACGCAAGGAGGTGGGGACTGCCCCACCTCCTTGCAATGAGCACACAGATGAATCTTTGCCAAGCCATAGATACAAATAAACAACTTTTTGATATGATTCAGATGGTTGGGAATACACTTTTGGGAGAAACCAAAGACAGAACCCAGATCAACAAAAGTTTTTTAGCTATATATTTTATTAACCTAATAGTTCTTGAAGACAAAAGATTTCTTGAAGCATATAAGAACGCTGGCAAAGAAAACATACTAATATCATTGTACAATTCAGAAATTATTCTCGAAGAGGTGGAGCAAAATTTCCACGAAAACGATTTCTGTCAAATTGTCCGTCTACTTTCACATTTTCTGATAAATTTGGCGGCTAACACGCTAAACACAAAGACAACGCCTTCATAGCATGACTTAGGAGAGGAAACCACATGTCACAAGAAATTCTTCTCGAAACAGGAACTAATGAGTTCGAAATTTTAGAGTTTTTTATTTCGTCACAAATGTCCGAAGACCTACCAATTGAAACCAACTTGTTCGGAATTAACGTCGCTAAAGTAGTTGAAGTAATCGAAAGTCCTGGACTAGAAATAACTTACGACAATGTCAATCCTTGTTTCATGGGAGTCATCTCATTGCGGGGATCAATTTTGCCAATTCTAGATCTTTCAAAATGGCTTAAAATATCCCGCCAAAAGTCTAAAAATGAAATCATAATTGTCACGGAATTCAGCAAACAAACAGCTGGCTTCTTAGTATCTGGAGTGGTTGAAATACATCGGCTTGACTGGACTCAAGTCGAATTTCCTGACAAGCTTGTCGCATCTAACAAAGAAAACTGCGTAGTTGGCATAGTACAAATAGAACAAAAAATCATTCAGCTACTTGATCTAGAGTACATGATTTCTGATTTGACCGGCATTAATATTGAAACGAAACCTAGCTCCTTTGTTTCAGAGAATAAATTCCGGTCCTTGATAGCTGACGATTCAAAACTCATACGCGAAATGCTAAAAACGTCTCTAGAAGAAGCAAACTTCGAAGTACGCGAGTTTACTAACGGACTAGACTGTTGGAATTTTTTAAGCCAGATAGCCGCTGACCTTCAAGACAATTCTGACTCAAAATATACTGGTTACGATATCATCATAACAGATATTGAAATGCCTCAAATGGATGGTTTCACGCTTACAAAACAAATCAAACAACATGCAGTTTTGAAAAACATTCCTGTCTTGCTTTATTCATCTATCATCACTGAAGAATTATACCACAAAGGCCAATTCGTTGGCGCAGACGAGCAAATGTCAAAACCTGACCTGCACAAAGTTCCGCAGGTTTCTGTGAAATTAATTGAGCAATACCGCTCAAAGTGATTATATTGAGGCTAGCCAATAAGCTCAATACTTCAAAACAATTATTTCGACACTAACCATAAAAAATGACTTATTCACAAAAAACACCCAACAACCACAACGCGATGTGATCACCGCAAAGCATCCAAGGTATATAATGTCACATTCTAAAGAAATCAACCACCCTACATCTAAAGAGATTGAGACTCTTAGCAAGACAGTTATGCAAGACAAAAGCTTGTTTAACACTGTCTTGAATTGTCTTCCAATGCCTTACTTTCTAGTCGATAATTCAGAGCGTATTGTTCAAACTAATTCAGCATCTCTAGAGATGCTCAAAATTTCTGGACCTATTGAAGAAACTTATGGAAAAACTTTGGCTGAAGTTTTTTACAACGACCCAAAGCATATAACTTTTATGAGCCAAACTCTTTGTCAAGGAATAGTTTATCGCGACCTTGAAGTTCCCACCAAAGATAGACACGGGAACGACCTCAATATCATAGCTAACATTTTCCCGCTTTATGACACAAACAATATCTGCATAGGAGGAATGAGCATTTACGTTAACCATACAGAACGTAAAATGACACAAAAAGCTTTACAAGAAAGTGAAAAGAAAAATCATGACCTCATCCAAAATCTTCATGCAGGAGTAGTTGTACACGCTCCAGATTCCAGAATTATTGTCGCCAACGACCAAGCTTCTCAGTTACTTGGGCTTTCAATACCCCAACTTAAAGGCAAAAATGCACTAGACCCAGAGTGGTGTTTTATTCATGAAGATGGAACAAAAATGTCCTTCGCAGAATACCCAGTATCTCAGGTTATCAAAACCCGTTCTCCAGTGCGAAATTTAATTTTAGGAATAAATCGTCATCTTCACAAAGACTTAGTTTGGGTTTTAGTCAATGCTTTTCCTGAATTTGACCAAAACAATGAACTACTTCAGGTAATTGTAACTTTTGTCAATATAACTGACCGTAAAAAATACGAAGAACAAATTCTTCGAAACGAGATGAGACTACTTTCTATTGTAAATATTCTTCAACATCAATTCACTTCTGCACAGGATTTTTTGGACTTTGCGCTCGATGAAGCCATAAAAATTACTGAAAGTAAAATAGGATATATATATCGTTACAATGAGGACAGACAGGTTTTTATTTTAAACACTTGGTCAAAAGACGTTATGCATGAGTGCAGCATCACTTCTCCGCAAGTTTGTTATGAATTAGATAAAACAGGCATCTGGGGAGAGGCTGTCCGACAACGCAAGCCCATAATCCTCAATAATTTCCAAGAAGAGCACCCTTTAAAAAAAGGGTTACCTCCTGGCCATGCATTTTTAAAATCATTTATGACAATTCCAGTATTCAAAGAAAACAAGATTGTTCTTGTCGTCGGCATGGGAAACAAAGAATCTGATTACTCTAGCACTGATGTTTACCAATTAACACTACTAATGGACTCTGTTTCCAAGATTCTCGATCAAAAAAAAGCCGAGCAAGCTCTTGTCAAAAGCGAAGAGACGCTACGATCCATCATACAGGAGACACCGATAGGCATACATATCTACGAACTCTTTGAACGCGAACTTGTACTCACTGGAGCAAATCAAGCTGCAGATTTAATACTTGGCATAAATCATTCACAATTGATTGGAAAAAAACTTAACGACGCTTTTCCAATGCTTGAAGAAACCAATATCTCGGATCAATATTTAGAAGTATTGAAAACGGGAAAGACTTGGCATACAGAGCAAATCGGATATGAAGACGTCAACATCTCAGGAACTTATGAAATTCTTTGTTTTAGAATTTTTTCAAACCAAATCGCAGTAATGTTCATGGACATATCGTCTCGTAAGCAAGAGGAGTTTGAACTTGAAAATGCAAAAAGAGCCGCTGAATCTTCAAATAAAGCAAAATCTGAATTTCTCGCAAACATGAGTCACGAAATAAGAACTCCACTAAACGGAATCATGGGAATGCTACAATTGCTTGAGTCAACAGACACGGATCATGAACAAAGCGAATATATAGACATTGCGTTAAGTTCTTGCAGAAACTTAACACGTTTAATTTCCGACATTCTGGACTTATCTAGAATTGAGCACGGAAATATCACTTTAGAAAACCACGGCTTCAACATCAGCCACCTCACCGAAGAAGTTATCAACACTTTCATAACAGAATTATCTTCGAAAGAAATCGAGCTATCAACTTCCATAGAAAAAAATATTCCAGAAATTGTTTACGGAGATTCTGGTCGATTGAGACAAATTATTTTTAATATTTTTGGCAATTCAATTAAATTCACCTCAAGCGGACGTATATTCATTAACATTGATTCTTTAATTCAACGCCAGACCATATATCTATTTATTGAGGTATCAGATACTGGCATAGGCATTCCTGAAGACAAACTAGATGAAATTTTTGTTCCATTTACACAGGCTGATGGTTCATTGACTCGTAAATATGGTGGAGTTGGCCTGGGACTTTCAATCGTTAAAAAGTTACTTATTGCGATGGGAGGAACAATAACTGTAGAGAGCAACATTGACAAAGGGACGACTACTTGCATTGCCATTCCGTTTCAAACTAGCGAACCACCTATTTTAGACAACACCAACAAAAACTATGCGTTACCGGAAATAAATTCAACAAAATTAAAGATACTTATCGCAGAAGATGACCCTATAAATCAACTAACAACATCGAGCTTTATCAAAAAAATTGGCCATTTTTCAAAATGCGTAAACGACGAAAAAGAAGCCATTGAAATTTTAAAATCTGAACACTTCGACTTAATACTAATGGACATACAAATGCCAAACTTAGATGGAGTTGAAACTACTTTAGTAATAAGAAATTCTAACGAAATTTTTTCTAAAATTCCAATCATCGCTATAACAGCTCACGCAATGGATGGTGATCGTGAATTTTTTTTACAGAGCGGAATGAATGGATATCTATCAAAACCATTAATAATCGAAGACCTCAACAATGTCATCAACCAGACTCTCGCGAACGCTAACCGCCAAAGAGCTGACGAGGCAGTGATTTATCCGCACAACGAAAAAAATTAACAAGCATTTCAGACTACACTTAATAAATGAACATCACAAGAACAATTCTTCTCGTCGAAGATGACGTTATTAACAGAGTTGCACTTTGCCGTTTTCTCAGCAAACAGGGGCATGTGGTTCATCCAGCAAAGGACGGCGATGAAGCACTGGAAGTATATGCAAAAAATAAATTCGACTTGGTAATAATGGATCTTGTCATGCCCGGGATTGATGGCGCTGAAACAGCAAGAAAAATGCGGTTTATATCCAACAGCACGGACGGTGACTACCCACCGATCATTATAATCACTGCCATTGATCACCGCGCACAAAATTTAGAAAAGATATTCAGAGCGGGCGTCGACCGAGTAGTACAAAAACCCATCGAGCATGCTCAACTACTGGAGTGCATAGACGAACTGCTGTTGCCCAAAAGCGCAACTAAATAATGGCAAGCCCCTCCCCACGGACAAGAACGAGAAGGGGCTTACAATGAAATTTTCTAGTTACTACTTCTTTTCCAAAACGATCCGCCCCTCTTCCAAGCAAGAGACCTTGAACTCATCACCCTGGCTAAACCCATAGTTCGCCAGCAGCACCGGAGACAGGCGGAGACCGTTCTTCGAGAACTTGACTGCACCCGAAACGGTCCGAGTATTCATCCCCTCGACTTTATAGTACATTCCATCCTGATCCATCAGCTTTAGCAGATGGGCTTTAAGATTGTTCTTATTGATACCGAAAGCGTCAATGATCTGCTGAGCGGTTTTCCCTTCGGTGATCATGGTGCGAAGTTTCATCGCGTCGAATTTCGATGCCGGGGGCATAGGTTAATCTCCTTAATTTTGTTTTAATGATTTAAGGAGACATTACCCAAGTTCCTCTTCTTGTCAACTTCTAGGGCAATAATTCTCCCCAAAGATGCTCAGGCAAGATGACATTCTGCATTTACCCTGACAGGACATTCAGCTTCATATTTATATTGCGCACGACCAACCACAAAGGCATCAATATCTTTCCAAAATCCACTTGTTCTAGATTTATAGCACCCAACAAAAAATCAGCTCATTTGACCGCATAACATACTAAAATATCATTGTATTTTATACCCCTCCTCTGACCAAGCCCCTGCCCCGGACAGCCCCCAGGTTAGCTTCCTCCTCCCCGTCCTGGGCCGTTTCCAGGGGGCCAGGGCCAAATCCCGCCTACTCCCCAAAATCGCAGGGCGCCCCCGTCCCGGCCCAAAGCCTGTTTTCCTCCTTCGGCCCGTGACCTGGATCCTGGCCCCGGCTATCTTATCGGCGGTAAGCAAGCTCATGGGGCATTCGTCGGTACACATGACCGCGAACCAGTATTACCACCTGCTCGGTGACGAGAAGCGTCGCACCATCGCCAAGTTGCCGAGCTTGAACGCCTAAGAGATAATTTTGGCAGGGGAGTGGGCCATTTGGTCTACTCCCTATTTTCATTATCAAATTCAAATTTCCTGAGACTTAAGATACATAAAAAAGTTTTGATCGACATATGGGATATGATTCATAATCCAAGTCACTAAAAAAGTAATCACATCAACCCGCAAAGACATCGAATCTAAACGTTCGTCAACAATAAACCTATCGACGCTCACAAGAAAGTCATTATGACTAGAAATGTGTTCATTAAGCATAGGGTAACCCGAAGATCGCATCAGAGACTCTTCTTCAGAAAAATGATACCTAGCATATCTATATAAATCAACCAGCAACACACGAAGATCACCAAGGACATATTCTTTTTCTATAGAATCCTGAAGTTTATTAATGTAAACAAAAAGTCTCTCATGCTGACTGTCTATTTTGCTGTGACCAACAGAAAGGTAGTCATCCCACTGCGCAATTGGCATCAGCGCTCCTAAACTTTAGCCATACAGCCCAAATTAATGTGCACACGGAAAAATTGACACATCCTCTCACCATTCCGGCTCAACACTTATAACGCCAAACTGAGCAACATTATTCTTCCCAGTACCTTTTACATCGTACATAGCCTTATCCGCACAATTCAGAAGTTCATCCGACGACATACCCAACTGATACCCAGCGACCCCAATAGACACCGTAAATCGAATCGATCCATCTGCCAGCTTTCCGTTAATTCTTGGCTTGAATTCATAATTTTGAACAGCCAAACGTATTGCATCAGAATGCAGTAATGCTTCATCAACAGAAACAGCACACACAACAACCAGTTCGTCTCCACCATACCGAGCGGCAAACCACCCATATTTTTCAGAATGTGCACTGATAATTTTCGCTAAAGTCCTCAAGACATCGTCACCAACTTGATGACCATATGTGTCATTGACTTCTTTAAAATTATCAATGTCAAGCATCAAGACAGAAAGAGGACTGTTATCTACTTGATTTTGTTCGATAGCATTCCGAAGGTAAGACTCAAGATACCGACGATTATGAAGTGGAGCTAAAAGCGGGTCAACATTAACCGTTTGCTCAAGGAATCGTGCTTTTCTTTCCCAGTCCTTTGCTTTTTCCTTATAATGCAACAACATGCTTTTCAGTAGAACTTTCAGCTTTGGCCTCAAAGCTTCGAGGTCATCAGCTTCGGAAAGTACCTCCAATGTCTCCCGCCCGAAGGTACTTAGCAACTTTCCCCGTTCTTGCTCTGAAGACAATGATTCGCTTATGAATTCATTGACCACCATTGCAAGCGATGATGTAATATTTTTTTGAGACTCAAGCTCATCTTCAGCACTGACAGTAACCTGGTTACTTGCTATAAACATTTCAAGGTCATCGATAATTTGATCAAAATTATTATCCGAAGAATCTTTTCTAGATAAACGACTAAATACTGTTCTTTGTATTGCTGATTTTTGTTCATCAGTAAATATCGAGAAGTTTCCAACCAAATTCCTGACAAAAAGAACTACGGCGAGCCAGGAAGGCTTACTCCCGCATCCAATCTTGTGCATCTCAGAACATAATTTTTTTATCGCGCAAGAATCGCTGGGACAGTCGTTTGACATAAGTTTCCTTTAGGAACGTTTTGACATTAACTTAAATCTCTAACCCAATAGCACCGCCGACACAAGTACTGCATCTGGCAATACCGAACTCACCGAGACTGCCAGGGTTGGTTGTCTCGGGGAACCCCGTGCAATCCACTTACTGCTTTTCATGGAAACATTTTTTTTGTATTTTTTAAAATACGCAGTTACTCGGTATTGGGTGTGACGTCCTTCACGATCGCCAGCAGGCGAGATAGATATGGCTTTGAAATATCAAATAATGCTGCCGTTACTCATGCTCCTTGCCCTCCTCGGCACGTGGATGACGGTTGGCAAGGTCTATGCTTCAGAAATAAAGGAGAACTCAGGTCTTCTGGCCCAGCGGTGGCCGCCACCCGATGCGTATCCCGCGAGACCAAAAGGTCCTCAACCCAACCCTCCACCAAGATTAGGGCAAGACGACAGAGGCAGGCCACCTGGGCCATGGCCACATAGGCCCGGCATGCCACCACCTCCTCCCCCGGGTCGTGGATCGCCTGATCGCCGACCGCCCGAACCTCCCCCCAGACTTGGGCAGGATGGCTGGAGAAGACCGCCAGGCCCATTGCCACAGACGCCCGGCATGCCCCCTCCAAACTTGGGCTGGGGTTTTCCCGGATCACCAGCATCCGAACCAAGGCAGGACGGCAGGAGAAATGCTGTTGCGTCAGAGACAGAACAACCGGTCCAGAAACACATCCCCCCCGCAGTCATTCCCTCTGGGGAAACACCGGACCAACGCCGCGACAGTGAACAGACGTCCATGACACATCCAAAGCCCAACCCCAGCCCACAGCCTGAAACAATGGCAGACCTTACCAGAAGGTTCAGCAGTTCGCCAATTTTTATCGCGACTGGCCTCGCTACGGGCTGCGCTGCAACTATTGTTTATTTGTATATCATGATTTGCAAACGCAAGAACCGTCAAGAAGAAACTCTTCGTGAAGAAGCTGCACAAACATCTTCACACAACTTTCAAGATCGAGTTAAAATGGATCACGAAGAACAGATCAGAAAGAATCTTGAGGATCAAAGCAATGCCTATTTACAGCGGGAAGCCGCTCGACGTCAACGTCAAAAGCACAATGAATTTCTTAATGAATCTTGGCAACGTGCTCAAAGAAAACGACAAGAAAAAAAAGAACGAACGGAAACACATAACCATGAACAGAAAGATAACAACCAACAAAAAGCCTCGAGAACGGCAGATCATCGAGACATATCGCATGACAAAAAGTGGGCGTGTTCGATTCTCGGTGTTAATTTACGGGCCTCTCCAAGAGAAATAAAACGATCATACATTAAAATGATAAAAAAAACCCACCCAGACAAGGCAAGCTCTATAAACAAAGCCACGGAAGCCGAGTTTCTGGA is from Solidesulfovibrio magneticus RS-1 and encodes:
- a CDS encoding chemotaxis protein; the encoded protein is MSQEILLETGTNEFEILEFFISSQMSEDLPIETNLFGINVAKVVEVIESPGLEITYDNVNPCFMGVISLRGSILPILDLSKWLKISRQKSKNEIIIVTEFSKQTAGFLVSGVVEIHRLDWTQVEFPDKLVASNKENCVVGIVQIEQKIIQLLDLEYMISDLTGINIETKPSSFVSENKFRSLIADDSKLIREMLKTSLEEANFEVREFTNGLDCWNFLSQIAADLQDNSDSKYTGYDIIITDIEMPQMDGFTLTKQIKQHAVLKNIPVLLYSSIITEELYHKGQFVGADEQMSKPDLHKVPQVSVKLIEQYRSK
- a CDS encoding methyl-accepting chemotaxis protein, with the protein product MRNIKLGMKIGIGFGILILISCSLGVMAIFNMSTVEHNAKRLSDEYVPEVAIANNVERSSFMTMYAWRGYSLSEEESFLEEGKKELIQVQKYLSDAKAHADKYSDLVKLRENVSLAQGKVNEYSKLADQTVSLIQALDKDRKILNDSATSYIKSSNEFLKSQEDSLAKDITSGVSAEKLKERSSKISKINDVIDLGNDTRISVWKAQALREPKVLEGAMSNFSKIEDLLFKIKNITFAENNLKQLAAISESAQAYKSAMTGLLANWNELQKINVKRTEIGQAVLSAAAQTSLAGMDQTSEISKEAVTNLGTASTTMIVGLSIALLLGIIVSVVLTKAITGPVQKGVKFAEAMSNGDFTKTLDIEQKDEIGILAASLNTMVVKLREVVAEIQSASENVASGSEELSASAQSMSQGATEQAASVEEISSSMEQMSSNIKQNAENAQQTQSIAVKAAQDAQEGGKAVISAVTAMKNIAEKISIIEEIARQTNLLALNAAIEAARAGEHGKGFAVVAAEVRKLAERSGSAASEISDLSTSSVRIAEQAGEMLTKMVPDIQRTADLVQEIAASSMEQNSGADQINKAITQLDQVVQQNASASEEMASTSEELSSQAEQLQSTIEFFQVGNTGNRRRSMPKALPTGRQRVVHSARRQTSTAKIDLDMEDTDFEKF
- a CDS encoding response regulator, with amino-acid sequence MNITRTILLVEDDVINRVALCRFLSKQGHVVHPAKDGDEALEVYAKNKFDLVIMDLVMPGIDGAETARKMRFISNSTDGDYPPIIIITAIDHRAQNLEKIFRAGVDRVVQKPIEHAQLLECIDELLLPKSATK
- a CDS encoding bacteriohemerythrin — encoded protein: MPIAQWDDYLSVGHSKIDSQHERLFVYINKLQDSIEKEYVLGDLRVLLVDLYRYARYHFSEEESLMRSSGYPMLNEHISSHNDFLVSVDRFIVDERLDSMSLRVDVITFLVTWIMNHIPYVDQNFFMYLKSQEI
- a CDS encoding ATP-binding protein, translated to MITAKHPRYIMSHSKEINHPTSKEIETLSKTVMQDKSLFNTVLNCLPMPYFLVDNSERIVQTNSASLEMLKISGPIEETYGKTLAEVFYNDPKHITFMSQTLCQGIVYRDLEVPTKDRHGNDLNIIANIFPLYDTNNICIGGMSIYVNHTERKMTQKALQESEKKNHDLIQNLHAGVVVHAPDSRIIVANDQASQLLGLSIPQLKGKNALDPEWCFIHEDGTKMSFAEYPVSQVIKTRSPVRNLILGINRHLHKDLVWVLVNAFPEFDQNNELLQVIVTFVNITDRKKYEEQILRNEMRLLSIVNILQHQFTSAQDFLDFALDEAIKITESKIGYIYRYNEDRQVFILNTWSKDVMHECSITSPQVCYELDKTGIWGEAVRQRKPIILNNFQEEHPLKKGLPPGHAFLKSFMTIPVFKENKIVLVVGMGNKESDYSSTDVYQLTLLMDSVSKILDQKKAEQALVKSEETLRSIIQETPIGIHIYELFERELVLTGANQAADLILGINHSQLIGKKLNDAFPMLEETNISDQYLEVLKTGKTWHTEQIGYEDVNISGTYEILCFRIFSNQIAVMFMDISSRKQEEFELENAKRAAESSNKAKSEFLANMSHEIRTPLNGIMGMLQLLESTDTDHEQSEYIDIALSSCRNLTRLISDILDLSRIEHGNITLENHGFNISHLTEEVINTFITELSSKEIELSTSIEKNIPEIVYGDSGRLRQIIFNIFGNSIKFTSSGRIFINIDSLIQRQTIYLFIEVSDTGIGIPEDKLDEIFVPFTQADGSLTRKYGGVGLGLSIVKKLLIAMGGTITVESNIDKGTTTCIAIPFQTSEPPILDNTNKNYALPEINSTKLKILIAEDDPINQLTTSSFIKKIGHFSKCVNDEKEAIEILKSEHFDLILMDIQMPNLDGVETTLVIRNSNEIFSKIPIIAITAHAMDGDREFFLQSGMNGYLSKPLIIEDLNNVINQTLANANRQRADEAVIYPHNEKN
- a CDS encoding chemotaxis protein CheW — its product is MKEPTESCDDQYLTFTLEKGLYALSINHVREVLEYVTITKMPRTPDYICGVINLRGHAVPVVDLKVKFGLGQTEKTINTCIIITEVNFEGDQTVFGILSDSVREVYEMDEGQIEPPPNMGTAIRKDFIVGMGRSDDVFIIILDINKVFSTQELASVLDAVGQDNHSAIAL